A genomic window from Pecten maximus chromosome 6, xPecMax1.1, whole genome shotgun sequence includes:
- the LOC117329249 gene encoding UDP-N-acetylglucosamine--peptide N-acetylglucosaminyltransferase 110 kDa subunit-like isoform X1 codes for MKETPMAHNDTTGLAELAHREYQAGDYENSEQHCMQLWRQEPDNTGVLLLLSSIHFQCRKLERSAYFSQLAIKQNSMLAEAYSNLGNVYKERRQLQEALENYRHAVRLKPDFIDGYINLAAALVAAGDMEQAVQAYVTALQYNPDLYCVRSDLGNLLKALGRLDEAKACYLKAIETQPNFAVAWSNLGCVFNAQGEIWLAIHHFEKAVALDPNFLDAYINLGNVLKEAKIFDRAVAAYLRALNLSPNHAVVHGNLACVYYEQGLIDLAIDTYKRAIKLQPNFPDAYCNLANALKEKGKVAEAEECYNTALKLSPTHADSLNNLANIKREQGNTEEAARLYLKALEVYPEFAVAHSNLASVLQQQGKLHEALMHYKEAIRISPTFADAYSNMGNTLKEMQDIQGALQCYTRAIQINPAFADAHSNLASIHKDSGNIPEAISSYRTALKLKPDFPDAYCNLAHCLQIVCDWTDYGVRMKRLVRIVQDQLEKNRLPSVHPHHSMLYPLTHQMRKNIAVRHANLCLEKINVLHKPAYDHVQDMRASGGRLRVGYVSSDFGNHPTSHLMQSIPGFHDRKNVEIFCYSLSPDDGTSFRAKISREAEHFIDLSQIPCNGKAADRIHADGIHILVNMNGYTKGARNELFALRPAPIQVMWLGYPGTSGASFMDYILTDQVTSPLKLADQYSEKLAYMAETFFVGDHKQMFPHLTDKVLEELNGEASDNNIIYNGVDLEPLMKTGDVNYTTRFCEKGYTTDEADGSRGVITFKSMNLQVGPILDAMIQNSMPYSYINNVGIQNGVTTSQTNNKSATGEEVPTNIVITARSQYGLPNDAVVYCNFNQLYKIDPATLDMWVEILKRVPNSVLWLLRFPAVGEPNVIQAAINAGLGLNRIIFSPVAPKEEHVRRGQLADVCLDTPLCNGHTTGMDVLWAGTPMVTLLGETLASRVASSQLYTLGCPELVAETRENYINIAARLGSDKEHLKGMRAKVWKARLSSPLFNCQHYANDMEGLYRQMWQRYEDGLEPDHLSLQ; via the exons ATGAAGGAGACGCCGATGGCTCACAACGATACAACAG GTTTGGCTGAGTTAGCCCACAGAGAGTATCAGGCAGGAGATTATGAGAACTCGGAGCAACATTGCATGCAGTTATGGAGACAGGAACCAGACAACACTGGAGTCTTACTACTTCTGAGCTCTATACACTTCCAGTGCCGTAAACTAGAaag GTCAGCATATTTTAGCCAACTTGCTATTAAGCAAAATTCAATGCTAGCAGAGGCCTACTCAAATCTGGGAAATGTATATAAAGAAAGACGGCAGCTTCAGGAAGCATTGGAAAACTACAGACATGCTGTCCGATTAAAGCCTGATTTTATCGATGGCTACATCAACTTGGCTGCTGCATTGGTTGCGGCTGGAGACATGGAGCAGGCTGTCCAAGCTTATGTGACTGCCCTGCAGTATAATCCA GACTTGTATTGTGTGAGGAGCGACCTTGGGAATCTGCTGAAGGCACTGGGAAGACTAGATGAAGCCAAG GCATGCTACTTAAAGGCAATAGAAACACAACCAAACTTCGCCGTGGCCTGGAGCAATCTGGGATGTGTGTTCAATGCTCAAGGAGAAATCTGGTTGGCCATTCACCATTTTGAAAAG GCTGTTGCTTTAGACCCAAATTTCCTGGATGCTTACATCAATCTAggaaatgttttgaaagaagCAAAGATATTTGACCGAGCTGTAGCTGCATATCTTCGTGCACTTAACCTGAGTCCCAACCATGCAGTGGTCCATGGCAACCTGGCTTGTGTTTACTATGAACAGGG ATTAATTGATCTGGCAATTGACACCTACAAGAGAGCAATAAAGCTACAACCAAACTTCCCTGATGCTTATTGTAACCTTGCAAATGCTTTGAAGGAGAAAGGAAAG GTGGCAGAGGCAGAGGAATGTTATAACACTGCCCTCAAATTGAGTCCTACACACGCAGATTCCCTAAATAACTTAGCCAACATCAAACGGGAGCAGGGAAATACAGAAGAGGCTGCTAGATTATACTTAAAAGCCTTAGAG GTATATCCTGAGTTTGCTGTGGCACATTCTAACCTGGCCAGTGTGTTACAACAACAGGGTAAACTCCATGAAGCCCTTATGCATTATAAGGAGGCCATCAG AATCTCACCGACATTTGCCGATGCATACTCCAACATGGGTAACACTCTTAAAGAGATGCAGGATATCCAGGGGGCGCTGCAGTGTTACACACGTGCAATACAGATCAACCCCGCATTTGCAGATGCTCACAGTAATCTTGCATCTATACACAAG GATTCAGGCAACATACCTGAGGCGATATCCTCCTACAGAACAGCTCTGAAGCTTAAACCAGACTTTCCTGATGCCTACTGTAACCTTGCCCATTGTCTACAG ATTGTTTGTGACTGGACGGACTATGGTGTGAGAATGAAGAGATTGGTAAGGATTGTCCAAGACCAGCTGGAGAAGAATCGGCTACCCTCAGTCCATCCTCACCACAGTATGCTGTACCCACTCACACACCAGATGAGGAAAAACATTGCTGTGCGGCATGCTAATCTCTGTCTAGAAAAG ataaatGTGTTGCACAAACCGGCATACGACCATGTGCAAGACATGAGAGCCAGCGGTGGACGACTAAGGGTCGGCTACGTCAGCTCCGATTTTGGTAACCACCCAACATCTCACCTGATGCAGAGTATTCCAGGCTTTCACGACCGTAAAAATGTAGAG ATATTCTGCTATTCTTTGAGCCCGGACGATGGTACATCATTCAGAGCAAAAATTTCCAGAGAAGCCGAACACTTCATAGACTTGTCTCAG ATACCATGTAATGGTAAAGCTGCCGACAGAATCCACGCTGATGGTATACATATCCTCGTCAATATGAACGGTTACACCAAGGGAGCAAGGAATGAATTGTTTGCCCTGAGACCGGCCCCCATACAGGTGATGTGGCTGGGCTACCCGGGAACCAGTGGGGCATCCTTCATGGACTATATTCTGACTGATCAAGTCACATCTCCACTCAAGCTTGCTGACCAGTACTCTGAGAAACTTGCTTACATGGCTGAAACATTCTTTGTGGGTGATCACAAGCAAATGTTTCCCCATCTGACGGACAAAGTGTTGGAGGAGTTAAACGGTGAAGCGTCGGACAATAACATCATCTACAACGGTGTTGATTTGGAGCCACTGATGAAGACTGGTGATGTGAACTACACAACAAGATTCTGTGAGAAAGGCTACACAACAGATGAGGCTGATGGGTCACGTGGGGTCATCACTTTCAAGAGTATGAATCTTCAGGTGGGGCCAATCCTTGATGCTATGATACAGAACAGCATGCCTTACTCCTATATCAACAATGTTGGCATCCAGAACGGAGTTACTACATCCCAG ACAAACAACAAGTCTGCGACAGGAGAGGAAGTGCCTACAAACATTGTTATCACTGCACGCAGTCAGTATGGTCTACCGAATGATGCCGTGGTGTACTGTAACTTCAACCAGCTGTACAAGATCGACCCCGCCACTCTGGACATGTGGGTGGAGATCCTCAAACGTGTGCCCAACAGTGTCCTCTGGCTGCTCCGCTTCCCTGCTGTAGGTGAGCCTAACGTCATACAGGCAGCCATCAATGCAGGACTTGGCCTCAACCGCATCATCTTCTCACCTGTAGCTCCAaag GAGGAACATGTACGTCGTGGCCAGCTCGCTGATGTTTGCCTGGATACTCCTTTGTGTAATGGACACACAACTGGCATGGATGTTCTTTGGGCAGGAACCCCAATGGTTACACTTTTAG